A window of Candidatus Eisenbacteria bacterium contains these coding sequences:
- a CDS encoding 50S ribosomal protein L25, translating into MQALKGERRSGVGKGVARKLRQAGSIPAVYYGRGEEPIALTVGLKDLQFVIESAEGSNVIVDLKVEGDGVGDRKALIREIQRDPVGGNILHLDLQHISLTERIVVEVPVVLVGTAIGVKDGGGILEHLLREVEVECLPTDIPSKLEVDVSALNIGDSLHVSDLKADRVEILTEADRAIATVVPPTVLEEAKPAEEAAAAEPELVKEKKEEAAEAGGKEG; encoded by the coding sequence ATGCAAGCACTGAAAGGCGAGCGCCGGAGCGGCGTCGGCAAGGGCGTCGCCAGGAAGCTCCGCCAGGCGGGCAGCATCCCCGCCGTGTACTACGGGCGCGGCGAGGAGCCGATCGCGCTCACGGTGGGGCTCAAGGATCTGCAGTTCGTCATCGAGAGCGCCGAGGGGTCCAACGTCATCGTCGACCTCAAGGTGGAGGGCGACGGCGTCGGAGACCGGAAGGCCCTGATCCGCGAGATCCAGCGGGATCCGGTCGGCGGCAACATCCTGCATCTCGATCTCCAGCACATCTCGCTCACGGAGCGCATCGTCGTCGAGGTCCCGGTCGTGCTCGTCGGGACGGCGATCGGCGTCAAGGACGGAGGCGGCATCCTCGAGCACCTGCTCCGCGAGGTCGAGGTCGAGTGCCTTCCGACCGACATCCCCTCCAAGCTCGAGGTGGACGTCTCCGCGCTCAACATCGGCGACTCGCTCCACGTGAGCGATCTCAAGGCCGACCGGGTCGAGATCCTCACCGAGGCGGACCGCGCCATCGCGACGGTGGTGCCGCCGACGGTGCTGGAGGAGGCGAAGCCGGCCGAGGAAGCCGCGGCCGCGGAGCCGGAGCTGGTGAAGGAGAAGAAGGAAGAGGCCGCCGAGGCGGGAGGCAAGGAAGGTTAA
- the spoVG gene encoding septation regulator SpoVG, which yields MTLEITEVRISLRDDDKLKAFASMTFNDAFVIRGLKIIEGTNGMFVAMPSRKRPDGTYQDVAHPINNDTRKFIEDRILDEYQRERAKAPSLIGNVL from the coding sequence ATGACACTCGAGATCACAGAAGTGCGGATATCGCTCAGGGACGACGACAAGCTGAAAGCCTTCGCCAGCATGACCTTCAACGACGCGTTCGTCATCCGTGGTCTCAAGATCATCGAGGGGACGAACGGGATGTTCGTGGCCATGCCGAGCCGGAAGCGACCGGACGGGACCTACCAAGACGTGGCCCATCCGATCAACAACGACACGAGGAAGTTCATCGAGGATCGCATCCTCGACGAGTATCAGAGGGAGAGGGCGAAGGCTCCCAGTCTCATCGGCAACGTGCTGTAG
- a CDS encoding ribose-phosphate pyrophosphokinase, with translation MTVKLATDRRAAPSIKAQPEPPRMRSAETRLRLFTGNANRPLAAAICEYLGIELGDATVDQFADGETLVKINENIRGSDIFIVQPTFAPATNLMELLVMIDAVRRASARRVTAVIPYFGFQRQDRKDQPRVPITAKLVANLITTAGADRVMTMDLHSAQIQGFFDIPFDHLYAAPVLVDYFLRLRIPNTVVVAPDIGSVKMARAYAKRLSGSLAIVDKRRPRPDAVEMMNVIGEVEGMNVVIFDDIISTGSTLVEAARALREAGAREIFAAATHGVLCGDAQERILDSDVKELVITDTIPHDPEGIPERIKVLSVAALLGEAIRRIHDEESLSSLFI, from the coding sequence ATGACGGTGAAGCTGGCGACGGATCGGCGCGCGGCGCCCTCGATCAAGGCTCAACCGGAGCCGCCCCGGATGCGCTCGGCGGAGACGCGCCTGCGTCTCTTCACGGGGAACGCGAACCGCCCCCTGGCCGCGGCCATCTGCGAGTACCTCGGGATCGAGCTCGGGGACGCGACGGTGGACCAGTTCGCGGACGGCGAGACGCTCGTGAAGATCAACGAGAACATCCGCGGCTCGGACATCTTCATCGTGCAGCCGACGTTCGCGCCGGCGACGAATCTGATGGAGCTGCTCGTCATGATCGACGCGGTGCGGCGCGCGTCCGCGCGGCGGGTCACGGCGGTGATTCCGTACTTCGGATTCCAGCGCCAGGACCGGAAGGATCAGCCGCGCGTGCCGATCACGGCGAAGCTCGTGGCGAACCTGATCACGACCGCGGGCGCGGACCGGGTGATGACGATGGATCTGCACTCGGCGCAGATCCAGGGATTCTTCGACATCCCGTTCGACCATCTCTACGCCGCGCCGGTCCTGGTGGACTACTTCCTCAGGCTCCGGATCCCGAACACGGTGGTCGTGGCGCCGGACATCGGGAGCGTGAAGATGGCCCGCGCCTACGCGAAGCGGCTCTCCGGGAGCCTCGCGATCGTGGACAAGCGCCGGCCGCGGCCCGACGCGGTCGAGATGATGAACGTGATCGGGGAGGTGGAGGGGATGAACGTCGTGATCTTCGACGACATCATCTCGACCGGCTCGACGCTGGTCGAGGCGGCGCGCGCGCTGCGCGAAGCGGGCGCGCGCGAGATCTTCGCGGCCGCCACGCACGGGGTGCTGTGCGGCGACGCGCAGGAGCGGATCCTGGATTCCGACGTGAAGGAGCTGGTGATCACGGACACGATCCCGCACGACCCGGAGGGGATCCCGGAACGGATCAAGGTTCTCTCGGTGGCGGCGCTGCTCGGCGAGGCGATCCGCCGGATCCACGACGAGGAATCGCTGAGCTCGTTGTTCATCTAG
- a CDS encoding ABC transporter substrate-binding protein, with the protein MRPGFPLWAPALVLFFAMGVSDAAAQKSGKSPSEKRYPDNRAAELKARLMEKGKHPDVPRWAVEYAESPEVGRLEPMPRAAEREWAARIGLAAGAASAEKAKLEAVLAGAASCAADSVAVKRAAQGLTKVGVVVPLSGRYERFGETFVNGLRVAVEEHNREWAPPIGLILHDSEGDPLVGARKARWLLKDHGVSLLVGEILSANTAPLAAATQVLDAVLISPSATNERLAILGEGVFQLHIGPQTSASALARHLAGVAPRATAGILVARTREDSTLAAEVAKACDFAAIRIVGTERVKETEADLTKELKALQSKKPTALILIGPPRLMGIAGAQLPTTWPGARVFGFHSLDPEELDPEARQGLEGAVFFLSDYALDGAPADSFRARYQRAHKAEPTRMSVRGYLTGLAIARAVESGAINASTLREGLRAQLYPNEEDRRLRALKPAIGAYPERLAIRGGKGVPVSEVAIDP; encoded by the coding sequence ATGAGGCCCGGTTTCCCTCTCTGGGCGCCGGCGCTGGTTCTCTTCTTCGCGATGGGCGTTTCGGATGCGGCCGCGCAGAAGAGCGGCAAGAGCCCATCCGAGAAGCGGTATCCGGACAATCGTGCCGCGGAGCTCAAGGCGCGGCTCATGGAGAAGGGGAAGCACCCCGACGTGCCGCGCTGGGCGGTCGAGTACGCGGAATCGCCGGAGGTGGGGCGGCTCGAGCCGATGCCGCGCGCGGCGGAGCGGGAGTGGGCGGCCCGGATCGGCCTCGCGGCGGGAGCCGCTTCCGCGGAGAAGGCGAAGCTCGAGGCGGTTCTCGCGGGCGCCGCGAGCTGCGCCGCCGATTCGGTCGCGGTGAAGCGGGCGGCCCAGGGCCTGACCAAGGTGGGCGTGGTCGTTCCCCTGAGCGGCCGCTACGAGCGCTTCGGGGAGACCTTCGTGAACGGACTCCGCGTCGCGGTCGAGGAGCACAACCGCGAGTGGGCGCCGCCGATCGGGCTCATCCTCCACGACTCGGAAGGGGATCCCCTCGTCGGGGCGCGGAAGGCGCGATGGCTGCTCAAGGATCACGGTGTCTCGCTCCTCGTGGGGGAGATCCTGAGCGCGAACACGGCGCCGCTCGCCGCCGCGACCCAGGTGCTCGACGCGGTCCTGATCTCGCCGTCGGCGACGAACGAGCGGCTCGCGATCCTGGGGGAGGGCGTCTTCCAGCTCCACATCGGGCCCCAGACGTCCGCGTCCGCGCTCGCGCGCCATCTCGCGGGCGTCGCTCCCCGCGCCACCGCCGGGATCCTGGTCGCACGCACGCGCGAGGACTCGACCCTCGCGGCCGAGGTTGCGAAGGCGTGCGACTTCGCCGCGATCCGCATCGTGGGCACGGAGCGCGTGAAGGAGACCGAGGCCGACCTCACGAAGGAGCTCAAGGCGCTCCAGTCGAAGAAGCCCACGGCGCTGATCCTGATCGGCCCTCCGCGGCTCATGGGCATCGCGGGGGCGCAGCTCCCCACGACGTGGCCGGGCGCGCGCGTCTTCGGATTCCACTCGCTCGATCCCGAGGAGCTGGATCCCGAGGCGCGGCAGGGGCTCGAGGGGGCGGTCTTCTTCCTCTCCGACTACGCGCTCGACGGCGCTCCGGCGGACTCCTTCCGCGCGCGCTATCAGCGCGCGCACAAGGCGGAGCCCACGCGGATGTCGGTGCGCGGGTACCTGACGGGCCTCGCGATCGCCCGCGCGGTCGAATCGGGCGCGATCAACGCGTCCACGCTGCGCGAAGGCCTTCGCGCGCAG
- the rpsF gene encoding 30S ribosomal protein S6, with product MKLYETTVIYDPGLEEARVNEEVDRVTQAITQAGGEVAEVQRWGKRKLAYMIGKRRDGTYVHVKHKSPATLIAEMDRRFRLNEGILRHLTVIAPKESPKPAEEAGKAPGTETAAPAPGGESAAVSG from the coding sequence ATGAAACTGTACGAGACGACGGTCATCTACGACCCGGGCCTCGAGGAGGCGCGGGTGAACGAGGAAGTGGATCGCGTGACGCAGGCCATCACGCAGGCCGGCGGCGAGGTCGCCGAGGTCCAGCGTTGGGGCAAGCGGAAGCTCGCCTACATGATCGGCAAGCGCCGCGACGGCACCTACGTCCACGTGAAGCACAAGAGCCCCGCGACGCTCATCGCGGAGATGGACCGCCGGTTCCGCCTGAACGAGGGAATCCTGCGCCATCTCACGGTGATCGCTCCGAAGGAGTCGCCGAAGCCCGCGGAGGAGGCCGGCAAGGCGCCCGGGACGGAGACGGCAGCCCCCGCTCCTGGCGGAGAATCGGCCGCGGTCTCGGGTTAG
- the pth gene encoding aminoacyl-tRNA hydrolase, with the protein MVVGLGNPGSEYEQTRHNAGFWAVDALAAKLHRFSGWKRDKGMLRGEGRAAGKPVTLVKPQQYMNRSGQAVRDLVAEGWVASEILVIADDVYLPLGTIRLRPRGGAGGHNGLESIIAAVGSGEFPRLRIGVGPAPASADLPQYVLAPFREDERELVPPVVQAACDCAFDASAAGLTQAMNRWNRFGRDATDE; encoded by the coding sequence GTGGTCGTGGGCCTCGGGAACCCCGGCTCCGAGTACGAGCAGACGCGACACAACGCCGGTTTCTGGGCGGTGGACGCGCTGGCGGCGAAGCTGCACCGGTTCTCGGGGTGGAAGCGCGACAAGGGAATGCTTCGCGGAGAGGGACGCGCCGCGGGCAAGCCCGTCACCCTGGTGAAGCCGCAGCAATACATGAACCGGAGCGGCCAGGCGGTACGGGATCTCGTCGCGGAGGGCTGGGTGGCGTCCGAGATCCTCGTGATCGCGGACGACGTCTATCTGCCGCTGGGCACGATCCGGCTCCGTCCGCGAGGCGGCGCCGGCGGACACAACGGACTGGAATCGATCATCGCGGCGGTCGGCTCCGGGGAATTTCCGAGGCTGCGGATCGGGGTCGGCCCCGCTCCCGCTTCGGCGGATCTGCCGCAGTACGTTCTGGCTCCGTTTCGGGAAGACGAGCGGGAGCTGGTGCCGCCGGTGGTCCAGGCGGCCTGCGATTGCGCGTTCGACGCTTCCGCGGCGGGCCTGACCCAGGCCATGAACCGGTGGAATCGATTCGGACGCGATGCAACGGACGAGTGA
- a CDS encoding gamma carbonic anhydrase family protein produces MIAALPGRSPVVPPSVFVAPTAVVVGDVVLGEDASIWYGCVVRGDVGPIRIGARTNIQDGCILHLTRGRGALQIGDEVTAGHRAILHGATIHHRCLIGMGAVVLDDCEIGEESLIAAGSVLLERTVVPPRSFVAGVPAVVRGPIPSAYLARLKESADHYVLLAREHAAIPR; encoded by the coding sequence TTGATCGCCGCGCTCCCGGGACGCTCTCCGGTCGTACCCCCATCGGTCTTCGTCGCGCCCACCGCCGTCGTGGTGGGCGACGTCGTTCTGGGCGAGGACGCGAGCATCTGGTACGGCTGCGTGGTGCGGGGAGACGTGGGCCCGATCCGCATCGGGGCTCGCACGAACATCCAGGACGGTTGTATCCTGCACCTGACCCGGGGGCGGGGCGCACTCCAGATCGGGGACGAGGTGACGGCGGGACACCGGGCGATCCTTCACGGCGCGACGATCCACCATCGATGTCTGATCGGCATGGGGGCGGTCGTGCTCGACGACTGCGAGATCGGCGAGGAGTCGCTGATCGCGGCCGGGAGCGTCCTGCTCGAGCGCACCGTCGTGCCGCCTCGTTCCTTCGTCGCCGGCGTTCCGGCGGTCGTCCGCGGTCCCATTCCATCGGCCTACCTGGCGCGACTGAAGGAGTCGGCGGATCACTACGTCCTGCTCGCGAGGGAGCATGCGGCCATTCCGAGGTGA
- a CDS encoding DUF2232 domain-containing protein — protein sequence MLGALLLGVLLIAIASNDIPAPVPWLYGLMPLGILWLTRRVGLLLGLLAATSTLGAVYAAGVQEPSQLFFVAVLAGSGLCLAACARRGVPASTTLVLAVAPVLLVAAGYLLTGGLDELSRLLTERIEAIRQLESERRVSQTLGISAAEFERVLTQAGRMWNLLLPSLFALKWILVLSINCWLASVLFQDRGGFPTFAEFSTWRVHAVGAWVAAVALALMATRLSPAVEAGVNLAFPLAIAYAIQGFAVLRFLAIAYEVRPAVQIASLILVGLAPILVLPLVLGIGFFDAWFDFRRRAVQGFFGPRGGRGGDE from the coding sequence GTGCTCGGTGCTCTCCTCCTGGGAGTGCTGCTGATCGCGATCGCGTCGAACGACATACCCGCGCCGGTTCCCTGGCTCTACGGGCTCATGCCGCTCGGGATCCTCTGGCTCACGCGACGCGTGGGGCTCCTTCTGGGGCTCCTCGCCGCCACGTCCACGCTGGGGGCGGTGTACGCCGCCGGCGTGCAGGAACCCTCCCAGCTCTTCTTCGTGGCGGTGCTCGCGGGCTCGGGACTCTGCCTGGCGGCGTGCGCGAGGCGGGGCGTCCCGGCCTCCACCACGCTCGTGCTCGCGGTGGCGCCCGTGCTCCTGGTCGCGGCGGGGTACCTGCTCACCGGCGGGCTGGACGAGCTGAGCCGGCTCCTGACGGAGCGGATCGAGGCGATCCGCCAGCTCGAGAGCGAGCGGCGCGTGTCGCAGACGCTGGGCATCTCGGCCGCGGAGTTCGAGCGCGTGCTCACGCAGGCGGGGAGGATGTGGAACCTCCTTTTGCCGTCGCTCTTCGCGCTCAAGTGGATCCTGGTGCTCTCCATCAACTGCTGGCTCGCGTCGGTCCTGTTCCAGGACCGCGGTGGGTTCCCGACGTTCGCGGAGTTCTCGACGTGGAGGGTGCACGCGGTCGGTGCCTGGGTCGCGGCGGTGGCGCTCGCCCTCATGGCGACGCGCCTGAGCCCCGCGGTCGAGGCGGGCGTGAACCTGGCGTTCCCGCTCGCGATCGCGTACGCGATCCAGGGATTCGCGGTGCTGCGGTTTCTCGCGATCGCCTATGAAGTGAGGCCCGCGGTCCAGATCGCGAGCCTGATCCTGGTAGGACTCGCTCCGATCCTCGTGCTCCCTCTGGTGCTGGGGATCGGCTTCTTCGACGCATGGTTCGACTTCCGCCGGCGCGCGGTCCAGGGGTTCTTCGGCCCCCGGGGCGGGCGGGGCGGCGACGAGTAG
- the ispE gene encoding 4-(cytidine 5'-diphospho)-2-C-methyl-D-erythritol kinase, translating into MAALSAATGRSRAPSAAGVRVRCPAKINLGFWIAGRRPDGYHEVDTILQTITLEDELTLVPATEEGIRLEMRGRAIQGPGPNLVERAWDLLRAEGLVTNLGVHARLTKRIPVGAGLGGGSSDAAGLLAGASRLFDLELSIDDLRALGARLGADVPFLLRGGTARGTGRGDQVRQLCPIPPVWTVLASPPFGISTTWAYGQVRKRLTHLGTAGNVLETAIAAGRLPDVAAAMRNVFEDVVLPEYPVLDALKRAMESRGAIKAQLTGSGSSLFGFVCTHDEALAIAKGIAGTGAEVRVVRTLERGVAVAPLASSQARGRTGLA; encoded by the coding sequence GTGGCCGCGCTGAGCGCCGCCACGGGCCGGAGCCGCGCGCCATCCGCGGCCGGCGTGCGCGTCCGGTGCCCCGCGAAGATCAACCTCGGGTTCTGGATCGCGGGCCGGCGGCCGGACGGATATCACGAGGTCGACACGATTCTGCAGACCATCACGCTCGAGGACGAGCTGACGCTCGTTCCCGCGACGGAGGAGGGCATTCGGCTGGAGATGCGCGGTCGCGCGATCCAGGGGCCGGGCCCCAATCTCGTGGAGCGCGCGTGGGATCTCCTGCGCGCGGAAGGTCTCGTGACGAATCTCGGTGTGCACGCGCGTCTCACGAAGCGGATCCCCGTGGGCGCCGGACTCGGAGGGGGCAGCAGCGACGCGGCGGGCCTCCTCGCGGGCGCAAGCCGGCTCTTCGATCTCGAGCTCTCGATCGACGATCTCCGCGCGCTCGGAGCCCGGCTCGGCGCGGACGTGCCGTTTCTCCTAAGGGGCGGAACGGCAAGAGGAACGGGCCGAGGAGATCAGGTGAGACAACTTTGTCCCATTCCCCCCGTTTGGACGGTCCTCGCGAGTCCACCTTTCGGTATATCAACGACTTGGGCATACGGTCAGGTCAGAAAACGTTTGACACATCTCGGGACCGCCGGTAACGTTTTGGAAACCGCGATTGCGGCCGGGCGCCTACCTGACGTGGCGGCAGCGATGCGGAACGTATTCGAGGACGTGGTCCTTCCGGAGTATCCGGTGCTTGACGCGCTGAAACGTGCGATGGAGAGCCGCGGCGCGATCAAGGCGCAGCTGACAGGGAGCGGCTCGAGTCTCTTCGGCTTCGTGTGCACCCACGACGAAGCCCTGGCGATCGCGAAGGGAATCGCGGGGACGGGTGCGGAGGTCCGGGTGGTTCGTACTCTGGAACGTGGCGTAGCCGTTGCTCCACTAGCGTCATCGCAGGCCCGAGGCAGAACGGGCCTCGCGTAG
- a CDS encoding bifunctional nuclease family protein: MIPVRVGGLAIDERSKSPVVILQEIEGDRVLPIWIGPTEATAIHMELAGKRYQRPLTHDLVVTIIESLKAKVSRVVITDLKDTTFFANIYLDGGGGAVPVDARPSDSIAIALRSRVPIFVVDEVFRKSARKPTEAAPPDKSPEEKAEELRRYLEEMNPEDFGKWNPEDL, encoded by the coding sequence ATGATACCGGTACGCGTCGGCGGTCTCGCCATCGACGAGCGGTCCAAGAGCCCGGTCGTGATCCTGCAGGAGATCGAGGGAGACCGCGTCCTTCCGATCTGGATCGGACCGACCGAGGCGACCGCGATCCACATGGAGCTGGCGGGGAAGCGCTACCAGCGTCCTCTCACGCACGATCTCGTGGTCACGATCATCGAGTCCCTGAAGGCGAAGGTCTCGCGGGTCGTGATCACCGATCTCAAGGACACCACGTTCTTCGCGAACATCTACCTGGACGGCGGCGGCGGCGCGGTGCCCGTCGACGCCCGTCCCAGCGACTCCATCGCCATCGCGCTCCGGTCCCGCGTGCCGATCTTCGTGGTCGACGAGGTGTTCCGGAAGTCCGCGCGAAAGCCCACCGAGGCGGCCCCGCCGGACAAGAGCCCCGAGGAGAAGGCCGAGGAGCTGCGACGCTACCTGGAGGAGATGAACCCCGAGGACTTCGGGAAGTGGAATCCCGAGGATCTCTAG
- a CDS encoding peptidyl-prolyl cis-trans isomerase, with the protein MSRRTVGDRNGSRRAIAASLVMFLLALAGCSSGGSRPADGQGATSAGAAKGWKPAAPDTLGPVVATVAGRKITRHEVDSLIQTAPANMRTQLREPEGYKEAINRLITEETFYRAAVQEGIAKDSTFQAELEKNRRLLLMRRYYDVMLARAPDVPEDSVRAYYDQHPDEFTVMPRARVRHIQLESKTKAQRVRKELQKGAAWDATVSKYSTHMTTKQTGGNLGWVTRESEIVPGIGKAPPITAAAFELPVERVSQPLQVEKNWHLIKVEERHEKTLQPYDAVAERLRSRLRMEAREAYGKSLSDSLRQFYNATIFEDSIRAALAPNKTAADYFKEAQAATTPVQRIQLYRDLIARFPQDSVSVQARFMIGFTYAEEMGEYEMAKKEFEEFLRVHPDAELAGSAKWMLENMEKPAPTLEEGAPPGGAENAPPPDAPSTGPPEGK; encoded by the coding sequence GTGTCGCGCCGCACGGTCGGCGATCGAAATGGCTCGCGCCGCGCGATCGCGGCGTCTCTCGTGATGTTCCTCCTCGCGCTGGCCGGCTGCTCGAGCGGCGGATCCCGTCCGGCGGACGGGCAGGGCGCCACGTCCGCGGGCGCCGCGAAGGGCTGGAAGCCCGCGGCGCCGGACACCCTCGGACCGGTCGTCGCGACCGTGGCCGGACGCAAGATCACGCGCCACGAGGTGGATTCGCTGATCCAGACGGCCCCGGCGAACATGCGGACACAGCTCCGCGAGCCCGAAGGGTACAAGGAGGCGATCAACCGGCTCATCACCGAGGAAACCTTCTACCGGGCGGCGGTCCAGGAAGGGATCGCGAAGGACTCGACCTTCCAGGCGGAGCTGGAGAAGAACCGCCGGCTCCTCCTGATGCGCCGCTACTACGACGTCATGCTCGCGAGGGCTCCGGACGTTCCCGAGGACTCCGTCCGGGCCTACTACGACCAGCATCCGGACGAGTTCACGGTCATGCCCCGCGCCCGCGTCCGGCACATCCAGCTCGAAAGCAAGACCAAGGCCCAGCGGGTGCGCAAGGAGCTCCAGAAGGGTGCTGCGTGGGACGCGACCGTGTCCAAGTACTCGACCCACATGACCACGAAGCAGACCGGCGGGAACCTCGGATGGGTCACGCGGGAGAGCGAGATCGTCCCCGGTATCGGAAAGGCGCCGCCGATCACCGCGGCCGCGTTCGAGCTCCCGGTCGAACGGGTCAGCCAGCCGCTCCAGGTCGAGAAGAACTGGCACCTGATCAAGGTCGAGGAGCGGCACGAGAAGACGCTCCAGCCCTACGACGCGGTGGCCGAGCGGCTCCGGAGCCGGTTGCGCATGGAGGCCCGCGAGGCGTACGGGAAATCCCTCAGCGACTCGCTCCGTCAGTTCTACAACGCCACGATCTTCGAGGATTCGATCCGGGCGGCGCTCGCGCCGAACAAGACGGCGGCGGACTACTTCAAGGAAGCGCAGGCGGCGACCACGCCGGTGCAGCGCATCCAGCTCTACCGCGACCTGATCGCGCGATTCCCCCAGGACTCGGTTTCGGTACAGGCGAGGTTCATGATAGGGTTCACGTACGCGGAGGAGATGGGCGAGTACGAGATGGCGAAGAAGGAATTCGAGGAGTTCCTCCGCGTCCATCCCGACGCCGAGCTCGCGGGCTCCGCCAAGTGGATGCTCGAGAACATGGAAAAGCCCGCGCCCACGCTGGAGGAGGGCGCGCCTCCCGGGGGCGCCGAGAACGCACCGCCGCCGGACGCGCCGTCTACGGGACCGCCCGAAGGAAAGTAG
- a CDS encoding decaprenyl-phosphate phosphoribosyltransferase: MTGAILRSMRVYQWTKNLVLFAGLVFTLHFLDPSFVLAAMAGFFTFSLAVSGVYVLNDVLDVERDRLHPEKRNRPVASGRLPVPAAVATSAILILAGLTGCFLLGPRFGATALAYVVLTLLYSTVLKQIVLLDVISIALGFVLRATAGVELIRDRMPAETAGTIEISPWLLVCAFFLALFLAIGKRRHELAVLESDAVRHRGALGAYNMKLLDQLVTVVTGATVLAYSVYTISPETVAKFHGRPLYLTIPFVLYGIFRYLYLMYARDQGGNPSEHLLRDRATFVNVVLWGLAVMAILSWPR, encoded by the coding sequence ATGACCGGAGCGATCCTTCGCTCCATGCGCGTCTATCAGTGGACGAAGAACCTCGTCCTCTTCGCCGGACTCGTCTTCACGCTCCACTTCCTCGACCCGTCCTTCGTCCTCGCCGCGATGGCGGGGTTCTTCACGTTCTCGCTCGCCGTGTCCGGGGTGTACGTGCTGAACGACGTGCTGGACGTGGAGCGCGACCGGCTCCATCCGGAGAAGCGGAACCGTCCCGTCGCGTCCGGGAGGCTCCCGGTTCCGGCCGCCGTCGCCACGTCCGCGATCCTCATCCTCGCCGGCCTCACGGGATGCTTCCTCCTGGGGCCGCGATTCGGCGCCACCGCGCTCGCCTACGTGGTCCTGACGCTCCTCTACTCCACGGTGCTGAAGCAGATCGTGCTGCTCGACGTGATCTCGATCGCGCTGGGATTCGTGCTCCGCGCCACCGCGGGCGTCGAGCTCATCCGCGACCGCATGCCGGCGGAAACGGCGGGAACGATCGAGATCTCGCCGTGGCTCCTCGTGTGCGCCTTCTTCCTCGCGCTCTTCCTCGCGATCGGGAAGCGGCGGCACGAGCTGGCCGTGCTCGAGAGCGACGCCGTGAGGCACCGGGGCGCGCTCGGCGCCTACAACATGAAGCTCCTGGACCAGCTCGTGACCGTCGTGACGGGCGCCACCGTGCTCGCGTACTCGGTCTACACGATTTCCCCCGAGACCGTGGCCAAGTTCCACGGCAGGCCGCTCTATCTCACCATTCCGTTCGTCCTCTACGGGATCTTCCGGTACCTCTACCTCATGTACGCGCGCGACCAGGGCGGGAATCCCTCGGAGCACCTCCTCCGCGACCGGGCCACGTTCGTGAACGTCGTGCTGTGGGGACTCGCGGTCATGGCGATCCTCTCGTGGCCGCGCTGA
- the rpsR gene encoding 30S ribosomal protein S18 gives MARDGESRSFRRKFCKLCFDKVDRIDYKDDRRLTRFITDRGKIVPRRISGTCARHQSQITEAVKRARILALLPFTSEQYR, from the coding sequence ATGGCTCGCGACGGCGAATCGCGATCGTTTCGACGGAAGTTCTGCAAGCTGTGCTTCGACAAGGTCGACCGGATCGACTACAAGGACGACCGGCGACTGACGCGCTTCATCACGGATCGCGGGAAGATCGTTCCGAGGCGGATCTCCGGAACATGCGCGCGGCATCAGTCGCAGATCACCGAGGCCGTGAAGCGGGCGCGCATCCTGGCGCTCCTGCCGTTCACCAGCGAGCAGTATCGGTAG
- the rplI gene encoding 50S ribosomal protein L9 encodes MEVILLEDIDGLGSRGAAVKVADGYARNFLLPRKKAIAAVGNSQAVFKDRERARHSREQKQRQAAEALRQRLVEQSLQFSVQVGDEDQLYGSVTVSDIQEALEKQGFAVERKNIRLAEPLKALGMFEVPIHLFQDIEAPVKVWVVRK; translated from the coding sequence ATGGAGGTCATTCTTCTCGAAGACATCGACGGGCTCGGGTCGCGCGGGGCCGCGGTCAAGGTGGCGGATGGTTACGCGCGAAACTTCCTCCTGCCGCGGAAGAAGGCGATCGCGGCGGTTGGGAACTCGCAGGCGGTCTTCAAGGACCGGGAGCGCGCCCGCCACTCGCGGGAGCAGAAGCAGCGGCAGGCCGCGGAGGCCCTCCGGCAGCGGCTCGTGGAGCAGTCGCTCCAGTTCAGCGTCCAGGTCGGCGACGAGGACCAGCTCTACGGCTCCGTCACCGTGAGCGACATCCAGGAGGCGCTCGAGAAGCAGGGATTCGCCGTCGAGCGCAAGAACATCCGTCTCGCCGAGCCGCTCAAGGCGCTCGGCATGTTCGAAGTCCCCATCCACCTCTTCCAGGACATCGAGGCACCGGTCAAGGTATGGGTCGTACGCAAGTAG